A region of Lacinutrix sp. Hel_I_90 DNA encodes the following proteins:
- the hemH gene encoding ferrochelatase: MKGVLLVNLGSPDSPEPKDVKKYLGEFLMDERVIDVPFWARTLLVKGIILNTRPKASAKAYKKIWWEEGSPLIVLSEQLQEKVQEQVDFPVALAMRYGSMTIKKGLQELVDKGVDEVFLIPLYPQFAMATTETILVLTEEIRQEYFPNLKIDSLPAFYNNPNYIAVLAESIKTDLENKAYEHLLFSYHGVPERHIRKSDITKSHCKIDGSCCETPSIAHEFCYRHQCKEVTRLVAEYLELAPDTYSTSFQSRLGFDPWLQPYTDRTIERLGKKGIKKMAIVTPAFVSDCLETLEEIAMEGEEIFHEVGGKEFTTVPCLNTNKSWVKLMAQWINEWSNTAIEA, encoded by the coding sequence ATGAAAGGAGTATTATTAGTTAATTTAGGTTCGCCAGACAGTCCTGAGCCTAAGGATGTTAAAAAGTATTTAGGAGAATTTTTAATGGATGAGCGTGTCATAGACGTTCCATTTTGGGCGAGAACATTACTCGTAAAAGGAATTATCTTAAATACACGGCCAAAAGCTTCAGCTAAAGCCTATAAAAAGATCTGGTGGGAAGAGGGGTCGCCTTTAATCGTGCTATCAGAGCAATTACAGGAAAAAGTGCAAGAGCAGGTTGATTTTCCGGTTGCTTTAGCGATGCGCTATGGTAGTATGACTATCAAAAAAGGGCTGCAGGAATTGGTAGACAAAGGTGTAGATGAGGTGTTTTTAATCCCGCTGTATCCACAATTCGCAATGGCAACTACAGAAACGATTTTGGTTTTAACTGAAGAAATAAGACAAGAGTATTTTCCAAATTTAAAAATTGACTCACTTCCAGCATTCTATAATAATCCTAATTATATTGCTGTACTAGCGGAATCTATAAAAACTGATTTAGAAAATAAAGCGTACGAACACTTATTATTTTCTTATCACGGTGTGCCGGAACGTCACATTCGCAAAAGTGACATTACAAAATCACATTGTAAAATAGATGGAAGCTGTTGCGAAACCCCAAGTATCGCTCATGAATTTTGCTACAGACACCAGTGTAAAGAAGTGACTAGGTTGGTTGCGGAGTATTTAGAATTAGCACCAGATACGTATTCAACATCTTTTCAGTCACGCTTAGGGTTTGATCCTTGGTTGCAACCTTATACGGACAGGACTATTGAACGTTTGGGTAAAAAAGGCATAAAAAAAATGGCTATTGTGACACCAGCTTTTGTGAGCGACTGTTTAGAGACTCTAGAAGAAATAGCCATGGAAGGTGAAGAGATTTTTCATGAAGTAGGTGGGAAAGAATTTACAACCGTTCCTTGTTTAAATACCAATAAGTCTTGGGTGAAATTAATGGCACAATGGATTAATGAATGGTCTAATACCGCTATAGAAGCCTAA
- a CDS encoding MATE family efflux transporter, whose amino-acid sequence MRKSNSATLGTESISKLLIKQAVPASIGILVMSLNILVDTIFVGQWIGSTAIAAINVVLPVSFFIAALGMSIGIGGSSIISRALGADNYQKALKVFGNQITLTILFTVTLVIPGLWFIDSIIPAFGGKGAIFEPAKTYYTIVLYGVPFLALCMMGNTVIRAEGKPKFAMYAMLFPSVGNLILDYLFINTLDLGMAGAAWATTGSYLLCFLFILWFFFSKHSELKINISHFGLNRPIVSEIGSLGFVTLARQAVVSITYLFMNNILFDLGGETSVTAYAIVGRMLMFALFPVYGITQGFLPIAGYNYGANKYDRLKESIGTAIKYAIGLAILVFIVLMVFPEAITKLFTSDAEVLKETPTAMRWVFAVTPIVAIQLIGAAYFQAVGKAVPALLLTLTRQGFIFIPLIFILPRFYGELGVWIAFPISDFLSTIITAYFLNREVKTNLVEPTTDS is encoded by the coding sequence ATGCGAAAAAGCAATTCAGCAACTTTAGGCACAGAATCTATTAGCAAACTCCTAATAAAACAAGCCGTACCAGCATCGATAGGCATTTTAGTCATGTCACTAAATATCTTGGTGGATACTATTTTTGTTGGACAATGGATAGGTTCCACCGCGATCGCCGCTATTAACGTTGTGCTCCCCGTTTCCTTTTTTATTGCTGCTTTAGGAATGTCTATTGGTATTGGCGGATCTTCTATTATTTCTCGTGCTTTAGGTGCAGATAATTATCAAAAAGCACTAAAGGTTTTTGGAAATCAAATTACCTTAACCATACTTTTTACCGTAACCTTAGTCATTCCTGGCCTGTGGTTTATAGATAGTATCATCCCTGCTTTTGGTGGGAAAGGCGCAATATTTGAACCAGCAAAAACCTATTATACCATCGTTCTTTATGGGGTTCCTTTTTTAGCCTTATGTATGATGGGAAATACGGTTATTCGTGCCGAAGGAAAGCCCAAATTTGCCATGTACGCGATGTTATTTCCTTCCGTGGGTAACTTAATTTTAGATTATCTATTTATTAATACTTTAGACTTAGGAATGGCTGGAGCTGCATGGGCAACCACGGGTTCTTATTTGCTTTGTTTTTTATTTATCCTTTGGTTTTTTTTCTCAAAACATTCAGAATTAAAAATTAATATTTCACATTTTGGACTTAACAGACCTATTGTTTCAGAAATAGGAAGTTTAGGTTTTGTAACGCTAGCAAGGCAAGCAGTTGTTAGCATCACCTATTTGTTTATGAATAACATTCTATTCGATTTGGGAGGTGAAACCTCCGTAACCGCGTATGCTATTGTAGGCCGTATGTTAATGTTTGCCTTGTTTCCCGTTTATGGCATCACCCAAGGTTTCTTGCCTATTGCAGGTTATAATTATGGTGCAAATAAGTATGATCGTTTAAAGGAGTCTATTGGTACGGCTATAAAGTATGCCATAGGATTGGCTATTTTGGTTTTTATTGTTTTAATGGTATTTCCAGAAGCGATTACTAAGTTATTTACTTCAGACGCCGAAGTCCTAAAGGAAACACCAACTGCGATGCGGTGGGTGTTTGCGGTTACGCCAATAGTTGCCATTCAACTTATTGGAGCTGCTTATTTTCAGGCCGTGGGTAAAGCAGTGCCAGCGCTATTATTAACCTTAACACGACAAGGTTTTATTTTTATTCCGTTAATTTTTATACTCCCAAGATTTTATGGGGAATTGGGCGTTTGGATAGCCTTTCCTATTAGTGATTTTTTGTCAACTATAATAACCGCCTACTTTTTAAATCGCGAAGTAAAGACTAATTTAGTGGAACCAACTACAGACTCATAA
- a CDS encoding CopD family protein, translating to MDYYNYIKSLHLIFVITWFAGLFYIPRLFVYQIEAFHKSSPEKEILGKQLKLMAKRLWTIITWPSAILAIGFAVWLIILVPSWLEQSWMHVKLGFVIVLILYHIQTHNYYKQLQKDIVKKSSNFMRLWNEGATFILFAVVFLVILKNALSWIFGVIGIVVLGVLLMLGFKVYKRIRSKNPDA from the coding sequence ATGGACTATTATAACTACATAAAATCACTGCACCTCATTTTTGTAATTACCTGGTTTGCGGGCTTATTTTACATTCCACGATTGTTTGTGTATCAAATAGAAGCCTTTCACAAGTCCTCGCCAGAAAAGGAAATATTAGGCAAGCAATTAAAGCTTATGGCCAAACGCTTATGGACCATCATCACCTGGCCATCAGCAATTTTAGCGATAGGTTTTGCTGTCTGGCTCATTATTTTAGTACCATCATGGTTAGAGCAATCTTGGATGCATGTTAAGTTAGGGTTTGTTATAGTACTTATCCTATACCATATTCAAACACATAACTATTACAAACAACTACAAAAAGACATCGTAAAAAAGAGTTCTAATTTCATGCGTCTATGGAACGAAGGCGCCACTTTTATTCTCTTTGCAGTTGTGTTTTTAGTCATTTTAAAGAATGCCTTGAGTTGGATTTTTGGAGTGATTGGAATTGTGGTACTGGGTGTGCTGTTAATGTTAGGTTTTAAAGTTTATAAACGCATACGTAGTAAAAACCCTGACGCTTAA
- a CDS encoding ATP-binding protein: MKLKKLSLRTRIFLAMIMLVILSSILIAAVAIYQYTEETQDYHKQRLERKEIAIIRSLDFVIRETTFPVITDNVPSIFKTKIYEVADVHNIQINLYDLEGSLLISSKADLKQEVTEKCLDPIVLNTLMNTVEHRYEERREENGEAWRSSYRYITDGKFKPLAIINLPYLENDDFLAKELDEFLERLSYTTLLVLLFAIALAFIVSKYITRSLKTISEKINATRLEKRNEKIEITDGSEEITTLVNSYNRMIDELEESAVQLAKSEREQAWREMAKQVAHEIKNPLTPMRLSVQSFQRKFDPQDPKIHQKVDEYTDTLIQQIDTMSSIAGAFSNFAKMPAQKNEMLNVVKIVDLALDIFNEDYITFESDREEIIAKFDRTQLIRVVTNLIKNGIQAIPEGQQPKIIVNVSEANNTVKITVSDNGIGIAEENKSKVFEPKFTTKTSGMGLGLAMVKNIVETYGGTITFVSQKGKGTLFTVSFPKE, translated from the coding sequence ATGAAACTTAAAAAACTGTCTTTACGTACCCGAATTTTCTTAGCCATGATTATGTTGGTGATATTATCATCTATACTAATTGCAGCAGTTGCTATTTATCAGTATACAGAAGAAACGCAAGATTATCACAAACAACGTTTAGAGCGTAAAGAAATAGCGATTATAAGGAGTTTAGATTTTGTTATCCGTGAAACCACATTTCCTGTTATTACAGATAATGTGCCGAGCATCTTTAAAACCAAAATTTATGAGGTTGCAGACGTGCATAACATTCAAATAAATCTTTACGATTTAGAAGGCTCACTGCTTATCTCGTCTAAAGCAGATTTAAAACAAGAGGTGACTGAAAAGTGTTTGGACCCAATAGTCTTAAACACTCTTATGAATACAGTAGAACACCGCTACGAAGAGCGAAGAGAAGAAAACGGGGAAGCATGGAGGTCTTCTTACCGTTATATTACAGATGGTAAATTCAAGCCATTAGCCATTATAAACTTACCCTATTTAGAAAATGATGATTTTTTAGCAAAAGAGCTTGATGAATTCCTGGAAAGATTATCTTACACAACGCTATTGGTGCTGTTGTTTGCAATTGCTCTGGCTTTTATTGTTTCCAAATATATTACAAGGTCATTAAAAACGATAAGCGAAAAAATCAATGCCACGCGCTTAGAAAAGCGTAATGAAAAAATTGAAATTACAGATGGTAGCGAGGAAATTACAACATTGGTGAATTCTTACAATAGAATGATTGATGAGTTGGAAGAAAGCGCAGTACAATTAGCAAAAAGCGAACGGGAGCAGGCTTGGCGAGAAATGGCAAAACAAGTCGCTCATGAGATTAAAAATCCACTTACCCCTATGCGATTAAGTGTCCAAAGTTTTCAACGTAAATTTGATCCCCAAGACCCCAAAATTCATCAAAAGGTAGATGAGTATACAGATACGCTTATACAACAAATAGATACGATGAGCTCAATTGCCGGTGCTTTTTCAAATTTCGCAAAAATGCCTGCACAGAAAAACGAAATGCTTAACGTCGTAAAAATTGTAGATTTAGCATTGGATATCTTTAATGAAGACTACATTACCTTTGAATCTGATAGGGAAGAAATTATCGCTAAATTTGATAGAACACAGTTAATTCGTGTGGTCACAAACCTAATTAAAAACGGTATTCAAGCGATTCCAGAAGGACAACAACCAAAAATTATCGTTAATGTTTCTGAAGCAAACAATACTGTAAAAATCACCGTGTCAGATAATGGCATAGGCATTGCCGAAGAGAATAAATCCAAAGTTTTCGAACCAAAATTCACCACAAAAACCAGTGGTATGGGATTAGGTTTGGCCATGGTAAAAAATATTGTGGAAACTTACGGCGGAACGATTACCTTTGTATCTCAAAAAGGAAAAGGCACCCTATTTACAGTTTCTTTTCCTAAAGAATAG
- a CDS encoding enoyl-CoA hydratase/isomerase family protein, translated as MTYENVLSNTQNGITTITINRPTKLNALNKATIEELHKAFDTANKDAETKVIVITGNGEKAFVAGADISEFANFDVANGGKLAAKGQALLFDFVENLETPVIAAINGFALGGGLELAMAAHFRIASDTAKMGLPEVSLGVIPGYGGTQRLPQLIGKGRAMEMVMTAGMIDANTAKDYGLVNHVVPQEELLPLAEKIASKIMRNSSVAIGKAIKAINANYKDGVNGFETEIEQFGACFGTADFKEGTTAFLEKRKAEFPGK; from the coding sequence ATGACATACGAAAACGTACTATCGAACACGCAAAATGGAATAACAACCATCACCATTAACAGACCAACAAAATTAAATGCGTTAAACAAAGCGACCATAGAAGAACTGCACAAGGCTTTTGATACTGCAAATAAAGATGCTGAAACAAAAGTAATTGTTATAACCGGAAATGGAGAAAAAGCCTTTGTAGCAGGGGCAGATATTAGTGAATTTGCAAATTTTGATGTTGCTAATGGCGGTAAATTGGCAGCTAAAGGGCAGGCCTTATTATTTGATTTTGTTGAAAATCTAGAGACTCCAGTGATTGCTGCAATTAATGGTTTCGCATTGGGTGGCGGACTCGAGTTAGCCATGGCTGCACATTTTAGAATAGCAAGTGATACGGCTAAAATGGGCTTGCCAGAAGTGTCTTTAGGGGTTATTCCTGGTTACGGTGGCACACAACGCTTACCTCAATTGATAGGTAAAGGCCGCGCTATGGAAATGGTCATGACCGCAGGTATGATTGATGCGAATACTGCAAAAGACTACGGATTAGTAAATCACGTCGTGCCACAAGAGGAGTTACTGCCTTTAGCCGAGAAAATAGCGAGCAAGATTATGCGTAATTCTTCAGTGGCCATTGGTAAAGCCATTAAAGCGATAAATGCAAACTATAAAGATGGTGTAAACGGCTTCGAAACAGAAATAGAACAATTTGGTGCGTGCTTTGGCACTGCCGATTTTAAAGAAGGAACGACAGCGTTTTTAGAAAAACGAAAAGCGGAGTTTCCTGGGAAATAG
- a CDS encoding AraC family transcriptional regulator: protein MNTKPTYEKITPSFGSSIFVVQKTKKRKRNQAFWHFHPELELVYVNKGKGRRHIGNHLSYFNNSQLILIGSNLPHNGFTDRLTSKGRETLVQFKPDFFGADFYDLPEMKNISLLLEKAKKGILYKPEIKKIVGPKIEKLPKYQGLKRMTKLLEILELLAVSKDYILLNADGFAFETQRQDSTKIDIIFKHINSNFQNHISLDEISDKVSMTVPAFCRYFKKVTGKTFTQLVNEYRVVYATKLLLESKSSITDICFECGFNNFSHFNKSFKEITGKSPSKYRSETSLMIQE from the coding sequence TTGAACACTAAACCAACATACGAAAAGATTACACCAAGCTTTGGAAGCTCAATTTTTGTAGTACAGAAAACTAAAAAAAGAAAGCGTAATCAGGCGTTTTGGCATTTTCATCCAGAATTAGAATTGGTGTATGTGAATAAAGGGAAGGGAAGAAGGCATATAGGTAATCATTTGTCTTACTTTAATAATAGTCAGTTGATATTAATAGGTTCTAATTTACCGCATAATGGTTTTACAGACAGGCTCACGTCTAAAGGAAGGGAAACATTGGTCCAGTTTAAACCTGACTTTTTTGGCGCAGATTTTTATGATTTACCGGAAATGAAAAACATTTCACTTTTACTAGAAAAAGCGAAAAAAGGGATTTTATATAAACCAGAAATTAAAAAAATAGTAGGTCCTAAAATTGAAAAACTTCCCAAATACCAGGGCTTAAAACGCATGACGAAGTTGCTGGAGATACTTGAACTGTTGGCTGTATCTAAAGATTATATCTTGTTAAATGCAGATGGGTTTGCTTTTGAAACGCAACGACAAGACAGTACTAAAATCGATATCATTTTTAAACACATTAATAGTAATTTTCAAAACCACATTAGTCTTGATGAGATCTCAGACAAAGTAAGTATGACTGTTCCTGCCTTTTGTCGCTATTTCAAGAAAGTGACAGGCAAAACCTTCACGCAATTAGTTAATGAATATCGGGTGGTTTATGCTACAAAGTTACTTTTAGAAAGTAAAAGTAGTATCACAGATATTTGTTTTGAGTGCGGCTTCAATAATTTCTCACACTTTAATAAATCGTTCAAAGAAATAACAGGAAAGAGTCCTTCAAAGTATAGAAGTGAAACTAGCTTGATGATTCAAGAGTAA
- a CDS encoding HD domain-containing protein — MNNEALIQATKTYVKQELVNAEGGHDWFHTLRVFKNAKLIAEKENVNALVVALGALLHDIADSKFYGGDDTIGPKKAREFLFKHNVDTAVIEHVVKIIQHISYSSNIDKTEGFKSLELDVIQDADRLDALGAIGISRTFNYGGFKNRAIYNPDITPNLNMSKAEYKTSEAPTINHFYEKLLLLKDKMNTKTGKQIAQARHDYMVSFLDQFYAEWHGEA; from the coding sequence ATGAATAATGAGGCACTAATTCAAGCAACAAAAACTTACGTAAAACAAGAATTAGTAAATGCTGAAGGTGGTCACGATTGGTTTCATACGCTACGCGTGTTTAAAAACGCCAAACTTATTGCTGAAAAAGAAAACGTAAACGCCTTAGTCGTTGCGTTAGGCGCCTTGTTACACGATATTGCCGACAGTAAGTTTTATGGTGGAGATGACACCATTGGTCCAAAAAAGGCGCGTGAATTCTTATTTAAACACAATGTTGATACTGCCGTTATAGAACACGTGGTGAAAATTATTCAACACATTTCTTATAGCTCTAACATTGATAAAACTGAAGGTTTTAAATCTTTAGAACTCGATGTTATTCAAGATGCCGATCGTTTAGATGCACTTGGCGCTATTGGTATTTCCCGCACGTTTAACTACGGCGGTTTTAAAAACAGAGCTATTTATAATCCAGATATAACCCCAAATTTAAATATGTCAAAAGCTGAATATAAGACTTCGGAGGCGCCTACAATCAATCATTTTTATGAAAAACTATTGCTTTTAAAAGATAAAATGAATACTAAAACGGGGAAACAAATTGCTCAAGCACGGCATGATTATATGGTTTCTTTTTTAGACCAATTTTATGCTGAATGGCATGGTGAAGCTTAA
- a CDS encoding 1-acyl-sn-glycerol-3-phosphate acyltransferase, with product MRKLLAYPLTCIYYLFFGFFLLLFHPIQWVCFTFFGYQAHKISVDYLNFFLTHCLHILGVRFSVSGREHIPENAPVILVANHQSMNDIPPIIWFMRRCHPKFISKKELGKGIPSVSYNLRHGGSVLINRKDPRQAVQAIKTMAAYIEEHKRGVVIFPEGTRSRTGTPKPFQTRGLKTLFEEAPNALVLPISVNNSWKTLRYGKFPMGIGAHITFTIHKPLKVNDFEIKALLTLVESTIVNAVVNE from the coding sequence ATGAGAAAACTACTAGCCTATCCTTTAACCTGTATTTATTACCTGTTTTTTGGGTTTTTCTTACTCTTATTCCACCCCATACAATGGGTTTGCTTCACCTTTTTTGGATATCAGGCGCATAAAATAAGTGTGGATTATCTCAACTTTTTTTTAACGCACTGTTTACATATTTTAGGGGTTCGGTTTTCTGTCTCTGGTCGGGAACATATTCCTGAAAATGCACCTGTAATTTTGGTAGCGAATCACCAGAGCATGAACGACATTCCACCAATCATATGGTTTATGCGCAGATGCCACCCAAAATTTATTAGCAAGAAAGAGCTGGGTAAAGGGATTCCAAGTGTGAGTTATAATTTACGTCATGGTGGTTCTGTTTTAATTAATAGAAAAGATCCTAGGCAAGCTGTTCAAGCTATTAAAACAATGGCTGCTTATATTGAAGAACATAAGCGCGGTGTTGTTATTTTCCCTGAAGGCACCCGAAGTAGGACTGGAACTCCAAAACCATTTCAAACCAGAGGATTAAAAACACTCTTTGAAGAAGCGCCAAATGCTCTAGTATTACCTATTTCAGTTAACAATTCCTGGAAAACTCTAAGGTATGGAAAATTCCCAATGGGTATTGGAGCTCATATCACATTTACCATCCACAAACCATTAAAAGTAAACGATTTTGAAATTAAAGCGCTTTTAACCCTAGTGGAATCTACCATTGTAAATGCTGTTGTAAATGAATAA
- a CDS encoding BrxA/BrxB family bacilliredoxin: MYPAELVKPMSEDLTNAGFEALHTAEAVDAAIAKEGTTLVVVNSVCGCAAANARPGAKMSLKNDKKPTTIVTVFAGVDKEAVDRARGHMVPFPPSSPCMALFKNGELVHMLERHHIEGRPAELIAENLVDAYNEYC; this comes from the coding sequence ATGTATCCAGCAGAATTAGTAAAACCTATGAGCGAAGATTTAACGAACGCAGGTTTTGAAGCATTGCATACAGCAGAAGCAGTAGATGCCGCAATTGCTAAAGAAGGCACAACACTAGTCGTTGTGAATTCGGTATGCGGTTGTGCAGCAGCAAATGCCCGTCCAGGAGCAAAAATGAGTTTAAAGAATGATAAAAAACCAACGACTATCGTTACTGTATTTGCAGGAGTAGATAAAGAAGCCGTTGATCGTGCACGTGGGCACATGGTGCCTTTTCCTCCAAGTTCGCCATGTATGGCTTTATTTAAAAACGGAGAATTAGTACACATGTTAGAGCGCCACCATATTGAAGGACGTCCAGCAGAATTAATTGCTGAAAACCTTGTAGATGCTTATAATGAGTATTGTTAA
- a CDS encoding TerB family tellurite resistance protein: MSGLKWIGAVLGWSFGGPIGAIIGVALGSLGDAFAGKEGFFLGERSEQTRGRQQQRQQPNYRRQTDYRTQQQRRAQTTSGDFEVSLLILASVVIKADGNQDQRELDFVRQQFVSMYGKDRANKAFRLFKGISSQTVPLREVCMQIQQMMDHASRLQLLHFLYGIAKADGMVTADEERQIYTISGYLGISSRDYNSIKAMFYNSQDNAYKILEITKTASIDEIKKAYRHMAKKYHPDKVEHLGEEHKKGAEKKFKQVLEAYEQLQKERGF; the protein is encoded by the coding sequence ATGAGTGGATTAAAATGGATAGGGGCAGTATTGGGTTGGTCGTTTGGAGGGCCAATTGGGGCAATTATAGGTGTAGCGTTAGGTAGTTTAGGTGATGCTTTTGCAGGAAAAGAAGGCTTTTTTTTAGGTGAGAGATCAGAACAAACACGTGGAAGACAACAGCAAAGACAGCAACCTAATTATAGAAGGCAAACAGATTACAGAACACAACAGCAGCGTCGTGCGCAAACCACATCGGGTGATTTTGAAGTGAGCTTACTCATATTAGCCTCTGTGGTTATCAAAGCAGATGGGAATCAGGACCAACGTGAGTTAGATTTTGTGCGTCAGCAATTTGTGAGTATGTACGGAAAGGACAGAGCCAACAAAGCCTTTAGGTTGTTTAAAGGCATAAGTAGCCAAACGGTACCTTTACGTGAGGTGTGTATGCAAATACAGCAGATGATGGATCATGCATCACGGCTTCAGCTTTTACATTTCCTCTATGGTATTGCTAAAGCCGACGGAATGGTAACCGCAGATGAAGAACGCCAAATTTATACCATTTCAGGGTATTTGGGTATAAGTTCTCGTGATTATAATAGTATTAAAGCGATGTTTTATAACAGTCAGGATAATGCTTATAAAATTTTGGAAATCACAAAGACAGCCTCAATAGATGAAATTAAAAAAGCCTACCGACACATGGCTAAAAAATACCATCCAGATAAAGTAGAACACTTGGGCGAAGAGCACAAAAAAGGAGCCGAAAAGAAGTTCAAGCAAGTGCTTGAAGCTTATGAGCAGTTGCAGAAGGAGCGCGGGTTTTAA
- a CDS encoding metal ABC transporter permease — MNSAQIEIQLIASLVAIACAIPGTFLVLRKMAMISDAISHSILPGIVIGFFITQDLNSPLLILLAAFTGVITVVLVEYIQKTGLVKEDTAIGLVFPALFSIGVILIAKNANDVHLDIDAVLLGELAFAPFDRLLIANVDVGPKSLWIIGSILLITLSLLIAFFKELKVSTFDAGLAASLGFSPAIIHYGLMSVASVTTVGAFDAVGAILVVALMIAPAATAYLLTTNLKKMLGLAIGFGVLSAISGYWFAHWLDASIAGSITTMLGLLFLMVYLFAPSKGVIAVLYREKQQRTEVSLLTFLLHLKNHDEAEERHVNHLREHINWQKVRAKTVLELALKNNMIVVEKNIVSLTEKGDTFTSKAIDYIITNRDAQIEDMKDDFFLFRG, encoded by the coding sequence ATGAATAGTGCTCAAATAGAAATACAACTGATTGCAAGTTTAGTGGCCATTGCATGCGCCATTCCAGGTACGTTTTTAGTGCTTAGGAAGATGGCCATGATAAGCGATGCGATTAGCCATTCTATTTTGCCTGGTATTGTTATTGGATTTTTTATAACGCAAGACCTCAACTCCCCCCTATTAATTCTTTTAGCTGCTTTTACAGGTGTTATTACAGTGGTTTTGGTAGAATACATACAGAAAACCGGACTTGTTAAAGAAGACACCGCCATTGGCTTGGTGTTTCCCGCCCTGTTTAGTATTGGCGTGATTCTCATCGCAAAAAATGCTAATGACGTCCATTTAGATATTGATGCCGTTCTATTAGGTGAATTAGCCTTTGCGCCTTTTGACAGATTACTGATTGCTAACGTAGATGTTGGCCCAAAATCTTTATGGATTATTGGTAGTATTTTATTAATAACGCTTTCCCTTCTAATAGCCTTTTTTAAAGAATTAAAAGTAAGCACCTTTGATGCTGGCTTGGCAGCTTCTTTAGGATTTTCACCCGCGATTATCCACTACGGACTCATGTCTGTAGCATCAGTGACCACTGTTGGTGCTTTTGATGCTGTTGGCGCTATTTTAGTGGTCGCTTTAATGATTGCACCTGCTGCAACTGCTTATTTATTAACTACAAATTTAAAGAAAATGCTCGGTTTAGCCATTGGTTTTGGTGTGCTCAGTGCTATTTCTGGCTATTGGTTTGCGCATTGGCTAGATGCATCTATTGCTGGTTCTATAACTACTATGCTAGGGTTACTATTTTTAATGGTCTATTTATTTGCCCCTAGCAAAGGCGTAATTGCCGTTTTGTATAGAGAAAAACAACAACGTACCGAAGTGTCATTATTAACTTTTCTGCTCCATTTAAAAAATCATGATGAAGCCGAAGAACGCCATGTAAATCATCTTCGAGAACACATTAACTGGCAAAAAGTAAGAGCCAAAACGGTTTTAGAATTGGCACTTAAAAATAATATGATTGTGGTTGAAAAAAATATCGTGTCACTCACCGAAAAAGGAGATACCTTTACATCAAAGGCCATTGACTATATTATTACTAATCGCGATGCGCAGATTGAAGACATGAAGGATGATTTCTTTTTGTTTAGAGGGTAA